The Verrucomicrobiota bacterium genome window below encodes:
- a CDS encoding class I SAM-dependent methyltransferase — protein MELDPIQQAAQEQFGRRSHRCGAGHVLENVSDVQAAVPWLELAPGSRVLDVACGAGHTGLYFASLGHRVTLADSAAPRLERAKAEAFERGLDVETRRHAAEELPYAGASFDLVSCRVAAHHFRSPEKFVRESARVLRVGGRFLLIDGSVEDGEPEAEAWMHRVEKLRDPSHNRLLTPGAWARLCEAAGLRVAFAGLHGFKMPDLESYFESAATPPENRARVRDLVANAPEAALRVFRVSDEDSSIVWWGQRLTLVARKP, from the coding sequence ATGGAACTGGACCCCATCCAACAAGCCGCGCAGGAGCAGTTTGGCAGGCGCAGCCATCGCTGCGGCGCGGGGCACGTGTTGGAAAACGTGTCCGACGTGCAGGCGGCGGTTCCCTGGCTCGAACTCGCGCCCGGCTCGCGTGTGCTCGATGTCGCATGCGGCGCGGGCCACACGGGACTTTACTTCGCGTCGCTCGGCCACCGCGTCACGCTCGCGGACAGCGCGGCGCCGAGGCTCGAGCGGGCAAAAGCCGAGGCCTTCGAACGCGGGTTGGACGTCGAAACGCGCCGGCACGCGGCGGAGGAACTGCCGTATGCCGGCGCGAGCTTCGACCTCGTCAGTTGCCGTGTCGCCGCGCACCACTTCCGTTCGCCGGAGAAGTTCGTGCGCGAGTCCGCGCGTGTGCTGCGCGTGGGCGGGCGCTTCCTGCTCATTGACGGCAGCGTGGAGGACGGCGAGCCCGAGGCGGAGGCGTGGATGCACCGCGTCGAAAAGCTCCGCGACCCGAGCCACAACCGCCTGCTCACACCGGGCGCGTGGGCCCGACTGTGCGAAGCGGCCGGGTTGCGCGTGGCTTTCGCCGGATTGCACGGCTTCAAGATGCCTGACCTTGAATCGTATTTCGAATCCGCCGCCACGCCGCCGGAAAACCGCGCGCGCGTGCGCGACCTCGTCGCCAACGCCCCGGAGGCCGCGCTGCGTGTCTTTCGGGTGTCGGACGAAGACAGCTCGATCGTCTGGTGGGGGCAGCGGCTCACCCTGGTGGCGCGGAAGCCGTAG